From Thermodesulfobacteriota bacterium, the proteins below share one genomic window:
- the gatA gene encoding Asp-tRNA(Asn)/Glu-tRNA(Gln) amidotransferase subunit GatA — protein MQLYALTIHALRELLLKKEVTSVEITGSVLARIKEVDHKVHAYLTLTPEVALEQAREADRILQKGEGGPLTGIPMSIKDVVCTEGIRTTCGSYILKDFVPIYDATVIRRLKEAGAVLLGKVNMDEFAMGSSTENSAFHITRNPWRLDYIPGGSSGGSAAAVAADECIASLGSDTGGSIRQPAAHCGVVGLKPTYGTVSRYGLVAFASSLDQIGPLTKDVTDCALVLNAVHGHDPLDSTSAPRPRMDYTKALVKGIKGIKIGIPKEYFGPGLSPEVEKSVRNAIETLSSLGAETVEISLPHTEYAVAIYYIIAPAEASSNLARYDGVKYGYRDAEAKELLEMYEKTRSGGFGAEVKRRIMLGTYALSSGYYDAYYKKASQVRTLIAEDFKKGFDRCDVILTPVAPTPPFKIGEKVNDPFQMYLSDIFTVPANLAGLPAISVPCGFSAEGLPVGIQLLGNHFAEEKILQVAYNFESETDFHTKKPALLS, from the coding sequence GCGCGCATAAAAGAGGTTGACCATAAGGTTCACGCCTATCTTACACTTACACCGGAAGTGGCCCTGGAACAGGCCAGAGAAGCCGACCGCATCCTGCAAAAAGGCGAGGGCGGGCCCTTGACCGGCATCCCCATGTCTATAAAAGATGTTGTCTGTACGGAAGGCATACGCACCACGTGTGGTTCATATATTTTGAAGGACTTTGTCCCCATCTATGACGCTACGGTAATCAGAAGACTAAAAGAGGCCGGAGCCGTACTGCTCGGCAAGGTAAATATGGATGAGTTCGCCATGGGTTCGTCCACGGAAAACTCGGCCTTCCACATAACCAGAAACCCCTGGCGACTTGACTACATACCGGGCGGGTCAAGCGGCGGCTCGGCAGCCGCCGTGGCCGCAGATGAGTGCATAGCCTCCCTTGGGTCTGACACCGGCGGCTCCATCCGGCAGCCGGCAGCGCATTGTGGTGTGGTGGGATTAAAGCCCACCTACGGTACGGTATCGCGTTACGGGCTGGTTGCCTTTGCCTCATCGTTAGATCAGATCGGGCCGCTCACCAAGGATGTCACTGACTGCGCCCTGGTTCTAAATGCCGTTCATGGCCATGATCCCCTGGATTCAACCTCGGCCCCCCGTCCGCGAATGGACTATACAAAGGCGCTGGTTAAAGGAATCAAAGGGATTAAGATCGGCATCCCCAAAGAATACTTCGGCCCCGGCTTATCCCCTGAGGTTGAAAAATCCGTGCGCAATGCTATAGAGACGCTTTCCAGCCTGGGTGCGGAGACCGTAGAGATATCTCTTCCCCACACCGAATACGCGGTGGCTATTTACTATATAATTGCCCCGGCTGAGGCCAGCTCCAACTTGGCCCGCTACGATGGTGTAAAATACGGCTATCGCGATGCTGAGGCCAAGGAACTCCTGGAGATGTATGAGAAGACCCGGTCAGGAGGTTTTGGAGCCGAGGTAAAACGTCGCATCATGCTCGGCACCTATGCCCTCTCCTCCGGTTACTACGATGCCTATTATAAGAAGGCCTCGCAGGTACGCACCCTGATCGCGGAAGACTTCAAAAAGGGCTTTGACCGGTGCGACGTCATATTAACGCCGGTTGCGCCTACGCCACCCTTTAAAATCGGAGAAAAGGTAAACGATCCCTTCCAGATGTATCTATCTGATATTTTCACTGTACCGGCCAACCTGGCCGGGTTGCCCGCCATCTCTGTGCCGTGCGGATTCAGCGCGGAAGGACTGCCGGTTGGGATCCAATTGCTTGGTAATCACTTTGCGGAAGAAAAGATATTGCAGGTGGCCTACAACTTCGAATCAGAGACAGACTTCCATACAAAAAAGCCGGC